A stretch of the Aegilops tauschii subsp. strangulata cultivar AL8/78 chromosome 4, Aet v6.0, whole genome shotgun sequence genome encodes the following:
- the LOC109757268 gene encoding E3 ubiquitin-protein ligase SINA-like 10: MVKLSNASALKKEMVVHEEGEIMLTEQDPMMEVSMDLTLLHCPLCLRPLKPLVYECKGGHLACADCHGERSGNQRQCQKCECGGGFDVCNKAMDAVLSSVRVVCPHKGCGLYVAYYKLADHQSVCPLVLCECSVPICSYEGPLPALPHHINTVHPMPVHLIQAGASPPPHYVTKVWANGPPREPIGRTDAVKVEIEVTSSKEPGAVTVQELTFFIVSPKLLAGAELSRTVSVHIQIDKVTS; this comes from the exons ATGGTAAAACTTTCTAATGCCTCGGCCCTAAAGAAAGAGATGGTGGTGCatgaggagggcgagatcatgctgACGGAACAGGACCCGATGATGGAGGTCTctatggacctcaccttgctccactgccccttgtgcctccgccccttgaagcctctaGTGTacgag tgcaagggagggcacctagCCTGTGCGGACTGCCACGGCGAGCGCagcgggaaccagcggcagtgccagaagtgcgagtgcggcggcggcttTGACGTGTGCAACAAGGCAatggacgccgtcctctcctcggtgagggtggtgTGCCCACATAAAGGTTGTGGGCTCTACGTCGCTTACTACAAGCTCGctgatcaccagagcgtgtgtccacTCGTGCTTTGTGAATGCTCGGTGCCTATCTGCAGCTACGAAGGCCCGCTGCCGGCGCTCCCCCACCACATCAACActgtgcatcccatgcccgtgcacttGATCCA agcgggggcgtcgcCACCGCCACACTACGTGACCAAggtgtgggcgaacggcccgccgagGGAGCCCAtaggcaggaccgacgccgtcaaggtggaaatcgaggtgacaagcagcaaggagcCCGGCGCCGTcaccgtgcaggagctgaccttcttcataGTGTCGCCCAAGCTGTTGGCCGGGGCTGAGTTGTCGAGGACAGTGTCcgtccacattcagattgacaaggtcacctcctaa